DNA from Rhipicephalus sanguineus isolate Rsan-2018 chromosome 11, BIME_Rsan_1.4, whole genome shotgun sequence:
gcgagcgtagctgcatactcgaaatgtttccctagatacaaacgcgcacatcttatacacactaatctaggcagtttaccattgttttccttacacggtacccaagaacgtctttcactcactataatggtggaaacttatattaggcgtttcttgaaatcccatgtagcataccgatggagcaaaattgtagacgtcttgtactgtgcaatttctatgcacgccagtgcactccaggtggtttaaattacccggagccctcaacgacggcgtctcatatagcctgggtcacttcgggaagttaaaccccacaaaacaacaaaaacaaagctacACAACGTACACACACAATTATACCTATAcatatgagacccgggcctaatacgggcctcgCTCAGGCCCGatcccgacccgagcccgaagaccaagggcccgagcccggcctgggcccgatccaagaaccccttacccggcccggcccggcccgcgggccgggctcgggctttcgggccggcccgggcccgtgcagtgctctaatcacAACTGGTCATaatggtgcgtgaagtcaccagaattaatactgtagcctgacatcacgctagcgtcgatgtcagtaggtgcaccatgcaaaaaatcagcatttactgagcttcacattttCTCAGAGCTGTCTCCGTATGCAGGAGATTTGTAAGGTAGAGTAAAACCGTCCTAAAAAATTGGTGTCCGTACTCTTTTGAGCCATTGTGGCATAACACacacgccctctctctctctctcacacacacacacacaagatgcATGTAATTATTGGCCTAATAATAGGAGTGCAACATACTGCAGTTGTGGGACAATTCCAGGGTCTGCTGACGCTGGTGTGATGGGTGTCATGGGTGGGCCGGGTGTTGATGGGAACATGCTTGCACTTGCCGAGTGCGGAGTCGAACCGGCACCAGTCGGTGTTGCACCAGAAGACTGCCgcgaatcaaagaaagaaacagatgcaaGTATAAGCCATTATTAAGCCTTCCATAGAGCTTTCTTAACTCAGTGAATGCAAATGCTAATCACATTACATTAAAGAATGTTAACAGGCACTTGCTTTGTGAAGTGACCAAAGTATTATGAGTGAATCAAGCAGTGATGGAACTGATCAATCCAAAAGAATGGGAGGCGACTACAATTAAAAAAATGTGTTGTGAGAAAATAACTGCAACACCCCCAAACACTCAAAATTTAATTACTTGAAAATGAAGTTAAACCGGTATTTAAAGACACAATAAagtgaaaaacgatttttttgaATTAGTACattactcttttacaataccAAAGCGACCACGCTTGCCgcaagaaaatgcacaaaaagaaaatacgggtggcgacAGCTTCTTTaaattcccgcaccaatcaccgtgacgtcatagattttgacggcgccccctggggcctacgtagtttctaatcaataaaaatgaagtacattgtcctctgtggGGGCCAGAGACataacataccaaatttcagagaaattcgttgagccaatgtcgacaaaatacgaaaagtacggcactcacggattgaaacagggcaatttagggctaagtaatgcacacgTTTTCATTTCTACCATCTTCAGTTCGAGTCATAGCGGCGcaattttgactcgaacgcgtagatcagagccaacattatctttagagaccagattcgtcgcaacATGgcatggttatctcgagcaattgagcatacaagtcgttatactaaGAATTGTGATGTTGCGTTTGAatacgtgagtactgtacactttgaaatcagtgacgtcatgcGCAGAGATTTTGGagcgaaattttaaaatgaaactttgacctcgattttctcctctattaataaaccaatgatggtgaaattaccaacattagagttttcagagtacagtttatcaatctaaaccaatctatcgttccactttagtgtccctttaaatgcaaTGACATATAAAGCATTACGACACAGGTGTAGGGTTTTAAAAGGTTATGTTGTCACGCTACATGTCTGAAGGGTGAGAGAGCAGCAGCTGAGATTTTAGTGATGATCGATGTCTTCAAATCTGCAAACAATATTCAAATGCACGTTTGTAGCGAGAGGCGCAGGTTTCCCAGTTGTCCACGATGGACTTGAAGCCGCACTAAATGCGAGGTACGCACACAAAATAAATCCATCAACGCTGCGATTAAAATTTATAAGTTTATTTATGCGAGCTTCATTGCAGCAATATAGTATATTTGATTTTTGATTTATGTCTAGGAAACAAATGCTGACTGTTCTTGGGACTGCTAAGGTACATGGCCCAGGGTTTGGGGAGAAGGATTTGTAATTTTAGACCTTTGCAATTTTACACCTTCACCGGCAGTCACTATCTCCGATTCTGCGCAATCGCAGTCACTGGTTAAACTTGAGCGACGCAAACGTATAGTTTCTCAAACCTCTTACGTCGTTAGGGAACGATGCACTTCAAGGCATCTGCTGTCAGTTAATTTTTGACAGGCATATGCAGCACGCtgaagaaaacaatgcgaaaagcaATACCATGCTGCGATGAAGGCCGTCACAGAGTCCTTTAGTAAGACAGTGAGCACCAACTGCGTCCGCGGGTTTGCGATTAGCAGTGGGACACTTTCGAACACCGACGCCTGGAACATCACAATCCCACTGCACGAGCTCTCTAGCGCGTAAAACAAGACGTAACCATATCCCCTCTATGCCGTTATCTTCTTCGCCAACTACTATTCGTAACCGATCATTGCCAAAGATATGATACTCAAGCGTACTTTCTTAAACGTTTCTCTCAAGGATACATGCCATGATGGATGGTACATTAGAGTAAGCGTAAGAGCTGGTAATTAAGCCTCGTAGTGGGTCCGTGTCTTACGATTTGGGAACAGGCGCTGCTCAAGTGTTCTTGTAACGTGTTTTCAAGCCGTCAAGCTCCGTGTATTTTGTGTCTAACCCATTAGGGTGAGAACATGCAACGGTAGTTTGATTCGCAAATCGGGACAGTCGGCGCGAAGGAGCCGCGATTCTTACGTGAACATGTCCTGCCGGCGTTTGAGGCTGCATGAGGGACTGCGGCGTGAGTCCCGTGCTCGCCGCGTACGGCTGTATGACGCTCGCATTTCGCTGCTGCGTCGACGGCGACTGGTGCATGGGCGAGTCATGTTGTTGCGGTTGAAGCGGCGACGGTTGAATCTGCCGCGCGAGCTGCTGAAGATGCTGCTCCTCGACGTTGTCGGCCTGCGCGGACACCGACAGTGGCGTGCCGAGGTTCAAGCTGAACACCGGACTGGACATATCCATCTCGGCGGGCCTTCACAAATTCGGGGCTTACCACCCCGTCGCAGTCAGAAGATCTTCTCTTCCCCAACTCCTGCGGAAAGCCCTGCTCGATATGGCAGGGCTCCGGAAGAATGGAGCCTCTGCGCAAACGTTATGCGAACATCAGAACATCAGTTTCAGTGCTGGCACAaatactgctgctactgctaaaAAAAGCGATCGGTTCACCATCACGGCGTTCACGGGCGGCGGAGAACGTTCAGAAAACGGCACATGGTGGACGGCAGAAAGTGGGAAGGTGCGTATCTAGAAAAGCAAGTTTAACTGTCACGTGTTTAGAATGAAAAAATAAGACAAACATTTAGACTTAATAATCTGTAATATTGTAGTTGAATTGTCAATTTGTTGTACTGAGCTTTCCTTACGACAATGAGGCTAAACTTAATTTTTAATACCCTTATTGTATTTATGCCTGTCGCCTTCATAGTGTGATTTGTCACCTTTTGCCACCGCTTCGCTGCAAGCCAtgacaacttctttttttttttttacacagtaGTTTACAAAAAGTACTATTGCTCGTGCAATAAAAATCAATTATTTTTTTATAAAGAAAAATTGAATCTTAATGAACCAAAGCAGTAAGTGACTTACTTCacttatgattttttttttatgtatgagAAGGCAGCGCTCTCAGAGCCGCCGGCAGCCGTCCTTTTGTGCTTTTTGTCTCAGCTTTTCTGTTCTACTGGACAGGCATACATGAAGTTGTCGAATGTGGTAAAATGGCGTTGCACATGAGGACAGCGCGTTTCGGGCTCGAAAAACTCTTGCGCTTGCCGGCGCTGGGAAAACAATTGAGTACCTCTGCGACGCTTCGCGTGAAAGAAAGTAAGCCACCGTTGTACTAATTTACGCACGAAAGCGCTTATGTGCGCTGCGCGTTTTTTCCTTGCAGTTCGGCAGAGGCAGGAAGGTAACACGACGGTGATCGAAGGCGTGTTCGTCGACTCTCCTCGTAAGGGGTTCGTGGTCAAGCCGAAACACACGAGTTCCGCGTGCCCGCTATGTAGGTTGGGACTAAAGAGGCTGAACCACACGGTAAGCCTGAGTCGTGTGCGTGAGGTTTGGACGGCTGCATTGAACGGTTTCGTTTTCAACCGCAGGACGTGCTCATCCTGAGCCAGTTCATGGACTCGCGAGGAAACCTGCTTCCAAGGAATGTGACGGGCCTCTGCGCTAAGCAGCACAAGATCGTGGGCACTCTTCTTTATCAAGCTCAAAGGACAGGTATTGCCTACTACTAGCGGGCATTGATAATAAGAGGGCACTGAAGtgctcatccccccccccccctcccgcacgTTTTTCCCTGGAGCAATGCAAAAGAGGTGTGCATTTGAGAAATTGTCAAATTAAGCCCCTGCAGGGCCGTGTTGAAAAACCAGTCTGCTGTTGCATCATTAACTAGCTTTACCTTCGCACTCTTCGAGAAAGTGGACTGGGCATCAGTTACCCTTATCCAAGAAAGCACAAAACaatatctgcggttttacgtggcaaaaccaagatatgattatgatacacgccgtagtggagggctccggaaaacgtgcactgacatcgcacagtacacgggcgtcttgcatttcgcctccatcgaaatgcgactgccgcggccgggatcgaacccgcaaccttcgggttagcagctgAAATGatatgaaaggcttttggtgtagcgcgaaggaaacacggacacgagaaggcacctaggaacaccacacagcgctactagcaacaccAAAAGCTTTTCATATGAATAACCCACATTGCAACCCGTAAGCACTGTACCGCCGAGACAGTCAAGAACAAAGCACtcattaaatggacactaaagtggaAAATAAGTTGAGCAACATAGTTAAATTAAGCTGTATTGTTGCTACGGTATCTGAATTTTGACAGCGTCTGCTCGGGCCAAACTAACATTATCATTAGAGATGAGATGGACTAAAAGCCAAAGAAGCAACACAGGTCTGAGTAGTCCACCGCAACTGCTTAGATGAAGAACCTACTTAGCAATTCACAACATCGCAGAAGAAATTTTATTATGGTGCATTCCCTCAATTTATTGGTGTATGCCATCATCCAGCAGTTCTAAAGCATCAGTGCATGGCTGCATaagttcctttttttcttgtgcacaggACTTATCTACAATGAGGAGCACGTCCCAAAGGAAAGGTGGCAAGAATTGAACAACTACTTCGGCCGCACGAAACTCAAAGTAGACTTCGGCAAGCCACTCATCGACATCGTAGAGTACCTTAAGAAGCCCCCTACGACGTAAGAAATAGTGATGCCACTttgtagcgacatttttttattGTCTTCAAAgtctcctttggtgacaagcatTTTTGtgtatagaagaaaaaaaaaaaaacaagtaacatGGCATGTAAAAACATCTGTACAGTGTTCTGCTTTTAAGTAGATGAGCTTGCAAATAAATACAATGAAACACTGTAAAATGAcaacaatttttctttttaaacGTTGGCTGGCAaccaaactgaaaaaaaagggggTAAAACAAAAGCACAAGTGCCTTTTAATAACTATTCATAACCATCTCATCAAACAATCTCATCACAATGCTTGATATGAACATTGGTGTAAAAAATGTTGGGAATAATATTACAACACCGCCCAACCACATAGCAGTTTTTCAGTGCTCACGTGAAACTCTTCCAGCAGTAACCGTGCTATTAGCGTGTCAGCTTGATGCACAGTGCTCCCGATTCAAACGTGACACTtataggagtactgacacaaattttaaatcgttttttctgttgcaataaataGCTAATTATCCTCTTATCACAGCTTGAAGCCTCGTTTGCTCGATGattaagaattgttggggttttaagtcccatgattatgagagatgctgtagcggagggctctggaaatgtcgtacacctgggattctttaaagtgcacctaaatctagcatTTTCCCTCTATCAAAGTgaagccgctgcggccgggatttgataccatgaccttcgggtcagcagtcaggcaCCTTAACCACCGCGGCAGGTCAGTGTATCCACAGAGATCTCATCCACGCAGATCTCGCCAAGTTATtttgccttcaaaattttgtgtcggtaCTCCTTCAAAGCATATGGCTGCAAGCTTTGCAAGCTGTGTGTGCTGGTAAACTGTTGTTAGCATGACTAACCATAGGTTACAAATGTTCAATTCAGCAGGCAGCCATTACTGTTCAGCATTTGTCAGTAGGAGTGCTGTGTATATATGCAGCAAGGCTGCATGCAACTTGTAAGGGTAATGCTTCTTGTAGACCAGTATGCTGTAAACGCTCAGCTCAACAGGAGTAGTTGGGCTTTTCACCAAGCCCAGTAGCCctgggcttggtgaaaaaacacattctACAAACAGATAACACTGCTGCGATCAGTTCAGCTAAATTTTGTAACTGCGCGCGGCACTTAGTGTTTACAAACAGAGTGCAAAGTTGCCCCGTTTTTAGGTGCCCTTTCTTCGTACAGAGGCTCCATCCTCGCTCACTTCGGTGGGCGGGGTGCCAGCTGTATGTCATCAAacagcagattactgctttgccGGCAGCTGACAAATCATGAGTGGCATTTGGaacagatgcgcttcttgccactggGCGTCTCCATGTGCCGGCACCGCGCTCTGTAATATGCTAAAATTGCACAGTAGCAACGCTAGTGCACGTAGGAATCGCAGCGGGAGAGAGCAAtcgtgtttcatgacgcgcgcttatGTAACTTCTTTTCTCGAAGCTTCTAGTGCGCTTGTTGGGATGAGAGAAGGGAGAATGCGCTTAAAGTGTGCaccaaatccctgtaactccacccGTCCCTGAGGGATTCCAGaattttttgtggcaatcgattcgtgaggccataAACTAagttaatgaagtcattcgatgattacttggaaaagtggtccgGTACCCCTTCTAAAACTCCATCCTAACAGGTCAGTTACTGCTGCAAGAGTGGTTTGCAAAGGAAAGACACAACAGGGTAAACAGTTACGTATATAGCCAACACAATGCATCATTAAAACAGATGTGAAGAGAAGAAAGCATGGAGCAAGATGCACATGAGAAACTAATAAGAAATGAATTCTGGAATTCCAATTGAAACACAGGATCCAGTAGTGCCAAGTAATAGTCCAGTATTAAGGTGCTATTGCATAACCGTACTGCCATGAAGTTTACGAGTGGCCTCGCCAAGGAATGTATCCATTATAAAAAACAGTGCAAAAGCTTGTCTTTGCACTTTTTTTAAGATGGATTCATACCAAGTGACCCTGCTACACTCTGCAAAGAATGTATGCAGATATAGAAGAATTTAGGGGTTCCTTGTTAGCTTTTTaccatttcatttttttgttacgACAGACTGTGTACTCTCAATGTTTTGTCTTGTACATGGTGGGGCTATATGCCCAGATAAGTTTGTATTCTTCCCCACCTGCATATGCATCTAGTTCCATACTAGGTTCTCTTAAAATACAGACGCAGTATTCAAACTCTCTTAACAAGCAAGCAACCTTATACCAAACGCAATGCTCAAGCACGTGCACCACCATGGCCTCGTAGTCAACTACCAGCGCTGTTTACGAGCACATTTACCCAAGAAATAACCGCACAATAGCGCAACTGACCAACGCTCGAAAGAAGAAACTGAACAGCTTTTGCACTGTTGATTTCGTCCTGCATGGCACCAGCGTACTAACTGAATGCTTCGCTACGAGTGCATGAAAAATGAAGGCCCCAAAGCTGCCCCGCAATGATGTGCACAAAAATGTCAAGAGTGCAAAAGTGTCAAACATATTGGTGCGTGAATAAACACACATTGGAAACGGTAACACAACAGCAAGTCGTCAACACTGGGAAGCAACCATGGTGGTCAGATATCGACCAGTGATTGAACGTAACATCAAAGTGAAGTTGCACCTGAAGCGAAGTGCAACAAGTGAGGTTGCCAAAGGCATGCAAACCTAGCGAGTGAACAAAACTAAAGAAAAACACTGAATTCCAAAACACCCATGCTGATATAAACACTGTGGGTGCAAATCACTGCTCGTTCGAAAAGTTCACTTGTTTGGTGACAATGTGCTATGCACGCAAGGTATACCACGCAAAAAAAAGATAAGAGCATTTTCAAGGCACACACTAGTGCTGTGTTCATGGCACATGTACTGAAGTGTCCTTGCTAAATCAAGTTTAAAAACCTGCACTGGACAAATGGAGTGCAGTAGCTTAAAACACAATATGAACACAATAAACATGC
Protein-coding regions in this window:
- the LOC119373543 gene encoding 39S ribosomal protein S18a, mitochondrial encodes the protein MALHMRTARFGLEKLLRLPALGKQLSTSATLRVKEIRQRQEGNTTVIEGVFVDSPRKGFVVKPKHTSSACPLCRLGLKRLNHTDVLILSQFMDSRGNLLPRNVTGLCAKQHKIVGTLLYQAQRTGLIYNEEHVPKERWQELNNYFGRTKLKVDFGKPLIDIVEYLKKPPTT